A single genomic interval of Rhodothermales bacterium harbors:
- a CDS encoding glycosyltransferase family 39 protein: MSALPYGLSPAFLAVLGLAITLRVGVAVVSGPGWFPIDTSFYLEQGRQIAAGTPHAYLPNGFPLLIAGFWAALSPQYVPTAVLWLNVCASIGTVVVVYAIGCQVADRSTGALSALVVAVYPNQLNFARMLMSEATATFLLVSALYLLLRHRALWSGLVLSLAVLVRTSLLPVVPALLVVILAFRRSRREAVAFVLGAMLVAGLQAVLLTAGTIVPPQNVAYNVLLSIDTVSSDGVDFTQASFQARFSEEEQERPFTTYFRFAVENPRVFLKQRLSAMWELWGPWPSSGDPRHPRRPLSQLLIGLRFLLIVPATWALARHRREAWAWVLAAPVLLVTVVHVSFFSTPRFTHVVEPAAAVLAASLAVELLARSRWGQSRWGTPLNPNPP, from the coding sequence ATGAGCGCCCTGCCGTACGGGCTCTCCCCCGCGTTCTTGGCCGTACTCGGGCTCGCGATCACGCTCCGCGTAGGGGTCGCCGTCGTCAGCGGTCCGGGCTGGTTCCCCATCGACACGTCGTTCTACCTCGAGCAAGGGCGTCAGATCGCAGCGGGCACCCCCCACGCATACCTCCCCAACGGGTTCCCGCTCTTGATCGCGGGCTTCTGGGCCGCGCTCAGCCCGCAGTACGTGCCAACGGCGGTCCTCTGGCTGAACGTGTGCGCGTCGATCGGGACGGTCGTGGTGGTCTACGCGATCGGGTGCCAGGTAGCCGATCGCTCGACGGGGGCCCTCTCAGCCCTCGTTGTGGCCGTCTACCCTAACCAGCTCAACTTCGCCCGGATGCTCATGTCGGAGGCGACCGCTACGTTCTTGCTGGTCTCGGCTCTGTACCTCCTCCTCCGTCACCGAGCCCTATGGTCTGGCCTCGTGCTCTCGCTCGCTGTTTTGGTCCGGACGTCCTTGCTGCCCGTGGTGCCGGCCCTCCTCGTGGTGATCCTCGCCTTCCGGCGGAGTCGGAGGGAGGCGGTGGCCTTCGTGCTCGGCGCCATGCTCGTAGCTGGGCTGCAGGCCGTGCTCCTCACGGCGGGCACGATTGTGCCACCCCAGAACGTGGCCTACAACGTGCTGCTCTCGATCGACACGGTCAGCTCTGACGGCGTCGACTTCACCCAAGCGTCTTTCCAGGCGCGATTCTCGGAAGAGGAGCAAGAGCGTCCGTTTACGACATACTTCCGATTCGCGGTCGAGAACCCCCGCGTCTTCCTCAAGCAGAGGCTCTCGGCGATGTGGGAGCTGTGGGGGCCCTGGCCGTCGTCGGGGGACCCCCGGCACCCCCGCCGCCCGTTGTCCCAACTCCTCATCGGCCTGCGCTTCCTGCTGATCGTACCGGCCACGTGGGCCCTCGCGCGCCACCGCCGAGAGGCGTGGGCGTGGGTCCTTGCGGCCCCCGTCCTGTTAGTCACCGTCGTACACGTCTCCTTCTTCTCCACGCCGCGGTTTACCCACGTGGTCGAGCCCGCGGCGGCGGTCTTGGCAGCGTCATTAGCCGTCGAACTGCTGGCGCGGTCAAGGTGGGGGCAGTCGCGGTGGGGGACACCGCTGAATCCCAATCCGCCCTGA